In Halalkalibaculum roseum, a single window of DNA contains:
- a CDS encoding YbaK/EbsC family protein: MKDKLSKNAQRVQDALNEHGFEFKVQELPDSTRSAQDAAKAIGCSVPQIAKSIIFRSSQSKNPVLAIVSGSNRADVKKIASHLDEAIEIANADYVKEHTGFPIGGVSPIGHKSSIQTFIDEDLLEFNEIWAAAGTPHAVFKLESKTLPALTNGIVIDLKE; this comes from the coding sequence ATGAAAGATAAACTCAGCAAGAATGCGCAACGGGTTCAAGACGCTTTGAATGAGCATGGATTTGAATTTAAAGTTCAGGAATTACCTGATTCCACCCGGTCTGCTCAAGATGCAGCCAAAGCCATAGGTTGCAGTGTCCCTCAAATTGCCAAGTCAATCATTTTTAGGTCTTCTCAATCAAAAAATCCTGTTCTCGCCATTGTCAGCGGCTCGAATCGTGCGGATGTAAAAAAGATTGCTTCACATTTGGATGAAGCAATAGAAATTGCAAATGCGGATTACGTAAAAGAGCATACGGGATTTCCAATAGGTGGTGTTTCCCCCATAGGACATAAATCCTCTATTCAAACATTTATTGATGAAGATCTTCTTGAGTTTAATGAAATCTGGGCGGCAGCAGGCACTCCGCATGCTGTCTTTAAACTGGAATCTAAAACGCTACCTGCGCTAACGAATGGAATAGTTATTGATCTGAAAGAGTAA